A stretch of bacterium DNA encodes these proteins:
- a CDS encoding NAD-dependent epimerase/dehydratase family protein, with the protein MKVLVTGGCGFIGSHVCEFYRNMGWEVVSYDSMTKYELSKTGYDLDLVRNFNWDYLKEMGVQLVKKDIRDLDDLLAEADGCDFIVHTAAQPAMTISMEDPWLDFTTNLMGTYNVLETARQIGAPVVSCSSIHVYGTGINDSISEESTRYVRTPPGIAEDHELMTGSITPLHASKMAAEHYVRMFTDTFGVRAATFRLTGLYGTRQFGGEDHGWVANFTIKAAIGRPVTVFNTGKQLRDILFAPDVCRAFHSFYENPVPGTYNIGGGEKTMISLLECIDYLGELTGEPLELHFGGERFGDLYYFVCDSSKAREVLGWEAQTEPRDGIKALYEWAVENRQVFGA; encoded by the coding sequence ATGAAAGTTCTTGTGACGGGAGGGTGCGGGTTCATCGGGTCCCACGTGTGCGAATTCTACAGAAACATGGGATGGGAAGTGGTTTCCTACGACAGCATGACCAAGTACGAACTCAGCAAAACGGGTTATGACCTCGACCTGGTCCGCAATTTCAACTGGGACTACCTGAAAGAGATGGGAGTCCAGTTGGTGAAAAAGGACATCAGGGACCTCGACGACCTTCTGGCAGAGGCGGACGGGTGCGATTTCATCGTTCACACGGCAGCCCAGCCGGCCATGACCATCTCCATGGAAGACCCCTGGCTGGATTTCACCACGAACCTCATGGGCACCTACAACGTCCTGGAAACGGCCAGGCAGATCGGGGCACCCGTAGTGAGCTGCAGTTCCATCCACGTCTACGGGACCGGCATCAACGATTCCATTTCGGAAGAGTCCACACGGTACGTCCGGACCCCTCCCGGGATCGCGGAAGACCACGAGCTCATGACCGGGAGCATCACCCCCCTCCACGCTTCCAAGATGGCGGCGGAACATTACGTGAGGATGTTCACCGACACTTTCGGAGTCAGGGCGGCAACCTTCAGGCTGACCGGGCTTTACGGAACCAGGCAGTTCGGTGGCGAGGATCACGGATGGGTGGCCAACTTCACCATCAAGGCTGCCATCGGGCGGCCCGTAACCGTCTTTAACACCGGCAAACAGTTAAGGGATATCCTGTTCGCCCCGGACGTATGCCGCGCCTTCCACTCCTTTTACGAAAACCCTGTGCCGGGGACCTATAACATCGGAGGGGGGGAGAAGACCATGATCTCCCTCCTGGAGTGTATTGACTACCTCGGGGAACTGACAGGCGAGCCCCTGGAACTCCATTTCGGGGGTGAGCGTTTCGGGGACCTGTACTACTTCGTGTGCGACTCCTCCAAAGCCAGAGAGGTCCTGGGTTGGGAGGCACAGACTGAACCCAGGGACGGGATCAAGGCCCTTTACGAGTGGGCGGTCGAAAACCGACAGGTTTTCGGAGCCTGA
- a CDS encoding lysylphosphatidylglycerol synthase transmembrane domain-containing protein yields the protein MRKKMARGSKIATLAGTVIIILMAIVYSYAIRDQLHLFTKVSCSFIPYLFSLSLFMVFSAGVTNAILLYAVGFRLSFTEIFTLSILTTFFNYFGPLRAGAAIRATYLKNNHGMPFSAYGGLMAANMLFILFTAGLICILMFPFFKGIDPRYIGYLLPLTAGLILFPVLMFILRPNRIEPTSRLRNILSLAVRSINVIFQNPSVVILVVLSIVIQYASGAFLIYFSYRTFSIDPDYLSCLAIGVFQSLSNFITLTPNNLGLQEFITGFIGKLTLLGFNQSLMVAAVLRLCNIIVVFVLAPLCWFILFKRIKPPKDLLTGNNSFTAKEMEHD from the coding sequence TTGAGGAAGAAGATGGCACGCGGTTCAAAAATAGCGACTCTTGCCGGCACTGTCATTATCATACTCATGGCGATTGTGTATTCTTATGCCATACGGGACCAGCTCCACCTGTTTACCAAGGTAAGCTGCTCCTTTATCCCCTATCTTTTCTCGCTCTCCCTTTTCATGGTCTTTTCGGCCGGAGTAACCAACGCTATTCTTCTTTACGCCGTCGGTTTCAGGCTTTCGTTCACTGAAATATTCACTCTTTCTATTCTGACGACTTTTTTTAATTACTTCGGTCCCCTGAGGGCAGGTGCCGCAATAAGGGCAACTTATCTCAAAAACAACCATGGCATGCCGTTCTCGGCCTATGGAGGGCTAATGGCCGCGAACATGCTCTTCATACTGTTCACAGCGGGCCTGATCTGCATCCTGATGTTTCCCTTCTTCAAAGGGATCGATCCGCGCTACATAGGATATCTCCTTCCACTGACGGCTGGCCTAATCCTTTTCCCGGTCCTTATGTTCATACTTAGACCGAATCGGATAGAACCAACGTCACGGCTGAGAAATATCCTGTCCCTAGCCGTAAGATCTATTAACGTAATATTCCAGAATCCCTCTGTCGTCATTCTGGTAGTCCTTTCCATCGTCATCCAGTACGCATCGGGGGCATTCCTGATCTATTTTTCATACAGGACCTTCTCCATAGATCCTGACTACCTCTCCTGCCTTGCGATTGGTGTGTTTCAATCACTTTCAAATTTCATCACCCTTACGCCAAACAACCTCGGTCTGCAGGAATTCATCACAGGCTTCATAGGAAAACTGACTCTGCTCGGCTTTAACCAGAGCCTCATGGTTGCAGCGGTCCTGAGGCTTTGCAACATAATTGTCGTCTTTGTCCTGGCCCCGCTTTGCTGGTTCATCCTTTTCAAGCGGATAAAGCCCCCAAAGGACCTTCTGACTGGCAACAACTCATTCACTGCCAAGGAGATGGAGCATGATTGA
- a CDS encoding tetratricopeptide repeat protein produces the protein MNSILQKLRTVYEARPTLFAVLLITAALTIFYSNSFTADWHYDDFHHIKENINIRKISNIPMFFTDATTFSRNPQTRMYRPLLMATHAINYQVGIWTNRDGYDVVGYHVVNFLFHLVSSLLVFFITLFLFRRRIRLDGMDPALPAAFAGLLFGLQTINTETIVYISSRSSGMATMFLLAGFYFYLKATQDQETTSIRFLPLALSTFMYLCGFLSKEIAVTLPGMIFLYEIFLNRRWMEGRSLPAIMTNLTIRLAPYGVVLVGILYTRLQIYGENLASRFTEKGGTQAAADWVSQLATQSRAVVFYIREWFLPTGLSIDKPFQVTRSFSDGKVLLSCLVITLIVAAALRYWKKHPLITFGVLWFFLALLPTSLFRLNVVINDHRLYLPGFGFVLVFTYVVAKLYLRFRSDGGWYFKTFITICLTILLFMGLGTFKRNMAFATEETIWKDVILKDRNSVRGYNNLGIYYEQNGDFDRALQHYQRTIKLAPMFPNPYINVGNVYHKKKGYENAEKWMKRAIQLDPKSALANYNLGNILREAGKTEEAIGAYKTALKYNPRYIEAANNLANIYFKERKYPEAIQYYKQALFIDPTFAMSYYNIALAYENLGQPAVAIANYEKFLRFWLGDRRYISLASSKMQALQKQLGGPQGN, from the coding sequence ATGAACAGCATCCTTCAAAAGCTCCGCACCGTTTACGAAGCCAGGCCGACGCTTTTCGCCGTTCTCCTTATCACGGCGGCCCTGACCATATTCTACTCCAACAGCTTTACCGCGGACTGGCACTACGACGACTTCCACCACATCAAGGAGAACATCAACATCCGGAAGATCTCCAATATCCCGATGTTCTTCACCGACGCCACCACCTTCAGCCGGAACCCCCAGACGCGCATGTACCGCCCGCTCCTCATGGCCACCCACGCCATCAACTACCAGGTCGGGATATGGACAAACCGGGACGGATATGACGTCGTCGGCTACCACGTGGTGAACTTCCTGTTCCACCTTGTAAGCTCCCTGCTCGTATTTTTCATCACCCTCTTTCTGTTCCGCCGCCGGATCCGCCTCGACGGGATGGACCCTGCCCTGCCTGCGGCCTTCGCCGGACTCCTGTTCGGGCTGCAGACCATAAACACAGAAACCATCGTCTACATCTCCTCCCGCTCCTCCGGCATGGCCACCATGTTCCTGCTGGCCGGGTTCTACTTCTACCTCAAGGCGACGCAGGACCAGGAGACTACCTCCATCCGCTTCCTTCCGTTGGCCTTATCCACCTTCATGTATCTTTGCGGATTCCTTTCCAAGGAGATAGCAGTGACCCTTCCGGGGATGATCTTCCTTTACGAGATATTCCTTAACAGGAGGTGGATGGAAGGCCGTAGCCTCCCTGCAATCATGACAAACCTTACCATACGGCTGGCTCCGTACGGAGTCGTCCTGGTGGGCATCTTGTACACAAGGCTTCAGATCTACGGCGAGAACCTGGCCAGTAGGTTCACCGAAAAGGGCGGAACGCAGGCGGCCGCCGATTGGGTCAGCCAGCTTGCGACCCAGTCCAGGGCAGTTGTTTTCTACATTCGGGAGTGGTTCCTTCCCACCGGCCTTTCCATCGACAAGCCGTTCCAGGTGACCAGGAGCTTTTCCGATGGCAAGGTGCTGCTGTCGTGCCTGGTCATCACTCTCATTGTCGCTGCCGCTCTCAGGTACTGGAAAAAGCATCCCCTAATCACCTTCGGCGTTCTCTGGTTCTTTCTGGCCCTGCTTCCTACATCCCTGTTTCGCCTGAACGTGGTGATCAACGACCACCGCCTTTACCTTCCCGGGTTCGGGTTCGTCCTGGTTTTCACCTACGTTGTGGCCAAGCTTTATCTCCGGTTCCGGTCAGACGGAGGATGGTATTTCAAAACCTTTATCACCATATGTTTGACCATCCTCCTCTTCATGGGCCTCGGGACGTTCAAGCGCAACATGGCCTTTGCCACAGAGGAAACGATCTGGAAGGATGTTATCTTAAAGGACCGCAACTCGGTGCGGGGGTACAACAACCTGGGGATCTACTACGAGCAGAACGGGGATTTCGACCGGGCGCTGCAGCACTACCAGCGCACCATCAAGCTGGCCCCCATGTTCCCGAACCCCTACATCAACGTTGGCAACGTCTACCACAAGAAGAAGGGGTACGAGAACGCGGAAAAGTGGATGAAGCGGGCCATCCAGCTGGACCCGAAGTCAGCCCTGGCCAACTACAACCTGGGTAACATCCTCAGGGAGGCGGGCAAAACCGAGGAAGCGATCGGGGCTTATAAGACAGCCCTGAAGTACAACCCCCGCTACATCGAGGCGGCCAACAACCTGGCCAATATCTACTTCAAGGAGCGCAAATACCCGGAAGCGATCCAATACTACAAGCAGGCCCTGTTCATCGACCCGACATTCGCCATGTCCTACTACAACATCGCCCTGGCCTATGAGAACCTGGGCCAGCCGGCCGTGGCCATCGCCAACTATGAGAAGTTTCTGCGATTCTGGCTCGGGGACAGGAGGTACATATCTCTGGCGTCCTCAAAGATGCAGGCCTTGCAGAAACAGCTCGGCGGGCCCCAGGGGAATTGA
- a CDS encoding methyltransferase domain-containing protein — protein MIEKTVPKPVSKEKMKEYNTEETFDQIRRFWNDIVCGQHYIPESLGMKGDLEYFHRMRDERTKVQHWHHVELYGFIEKYSPQYMLEIGCGIGHDIVRFAQLGNRVVGVDLADDVIRLAQRYLELEGIYGDDYGNATVQVANAEKLPFGDETFDCVVSGVLQHTVNPQKGIDEIYRVLKPGGRAHVLLYNRHSLNYLAHRIFNPRYEDPLSLSKEVCPFAYHFTKKEVLKMVGRFSQVHHFRAYLFGTWKGLHKITPDFIRWKLGEYVGWFHKMHLVK, from the coding sequence ATGATTGAAAAAACTGTTCCCAAACCGGTATCGAAAGAAAAAATGAAGGAGTACAACACCGAGGAGACCTTCGACCAGATAAGGCGTTTCTGGAACGACATCGTCTGCGGCCAGCATTATATCCCTGAGAGCCTGGGTATGAAAGGAGATCTGGAATACTTCCATAGAATGCGGGACGAAAGGACCAAGGTGCAGCACTGGCACCATGTGGAGCTTTACGGTTTTATCGAGAAGTACTCACCCCAATATATGCTCGAGATCGGCTGCGGCATAGGGCACGACATCGTCAGGTTCGCACAACTCGGAAACAGGGTCGTGGGAGTTGACCTCGCCGACGACGTTATCAGGTTGGCACAGAGGTATCTTGAGTTAGAGGGAATCTACGGTGATGATTACGGTAATGCCACCGTACAGGTCGCTAACGCGGAAAAGCTTCCTTTCGGGGATGAAACCTTCGACTGCGTAGTCAGCGGAGTGCTCCAGCACACGGTCAATCCTCAGAAAGGTATCGATGAGATTTACCGGGTCCTGAAACCAGGTGGAAGAGCTCATGTCCTGCTCTACAACAGACACTCCCTGAACTATCTTGCGCACCGGATCTTCAACCCAAGGTATGAGGACCCTCTCAGCCTTTCTAAGGAAGTGTGTCCCTTTGCTTACCACTTCACCAAAAAGGAGGTGCTGAAGATGGTCGGTCGATTCTCTCAGGTCCACCATTTTCGTGCCTATCTCTTCGGAACCTGGAAAGGACTTCACAAGATCACCCCCGATTTCATCCGATGGAAGCTTGGAGAATACGTGGGTTGGTTCCACAAAATGCACCTTGTAAAATAA
- a CDS encoding glycosyltransferase family 4 protein, which translates to MHITHVFPRFKEIHGGAEPVIFNLLRCLCDQGIRNTLVTSDFPGILAEQLDPRVGLITPPRALSLSFKNVLLAGFANLATTFVLPFFFPRRSDVVCFHTETVVPALALQTLLGRPQPTIYFCYQPPRFAYDTTTDTSRSGGFLGRLVPIFAAAYRPCDRAAVRRADEVFTFSTGYGEWIQEIYGIEGVKVVPPGVQRPEKVPPLPPGIAAALEGKGPVLCFTGKLIPWKNVDRLINITGLLKRQFPDIACLVVGDGPSMGPLKEQVERMGLTGNVLFPGYVGPDEVFSFYDSADLFVILEQNISFGLCLVEANASGVPVIAFRAGGPLDIIVDGENGFLIPPDAKDEEISARIGNILNAPTALNTMKEKALKAAGRFTWEGFADRFRQLACSTLQGEVR; encoded by the coding sequence ATGCACATCACCCATGTCTTTCCAAGGTTCAAGGAGATCCATGGCGGAGCCGAGCCGGTGATCTTCAACCTGCTCCGATGCCTGTGCGACCAGGGAATCCGGAACACCCTGGTCACCAGCGATTTTCCCGGGATCCTGGCAGAGCAGCTGGACCCACGAGTGGGACTCATCACTCCACCGAGGGCCCTTTCTCTCTCCTTCAAAAATGTCCTTCTCGCCGGATTTGCGAACCTTGCAACCACATTTGTCCTGCCTTTTTTCTTTCCCAGGAGGAGCGATGTGGTCTGTTTTCACACAGAGACGGTTGTGCCCGCCCTCGCCCTTCAGACCTTGCTCGGACGGCCTCAACCGACGATCTACTTCTGCTACCAGCCGCCGCGCTTCGCCTACGACACGACGACCGATACCTCGCGTTCCGGAGGATTTTTGGGCCGTCTCGTACCAATTTTCGCAGCCGCCTATCGTCCCTGCGACAGGGCGGCTGTGAGGAGGGCCGATGAGGTCTTCACTTTCTCAACCGGTTATGGTGAGTGGATCCAGGAGATCTACGGGATCGAGGGGGTGAAGGTGGTGCCCCCGGGTGTCCAGAGGCCGGAAAAAGTTCCTCCCCTGCCACCCGGTATAGCTGCTGCACTGGAGGGAAAAGGGCCGGTCCTGTGTTTCACGGGAAAGCTGATCCCGTGGAAGAACGTTGACAGGCTCATCAACATCACCGGCCTACTGAAAAGACAGTTCCCCGATATAGCCTGCCTGGTCGTCGGAGACGGCCCCTCCATGGGGCCACTGAAGGAGCAGGTTGAAAGGATGGGGCTGACCGGCAACGTCCTTTTCCCCGGTTACGTGGGACCAGATGAGGTGTTCTCCTTTTACGATTCGGCCGACCTTTTCGTCATTCTGGAGCAGAACATCTCCTTCGGCCTGTGTCTTGTGGAAGCCAACGCCAGCGGAGTCCCAGTAATAGCGTTCAGAGCCGGAGGCCCCCTGGATATCATCGTTGACGGGGAAAACGGGTTTCTCATTCCACCAGATGCCAAGGATGAAGAGATAAGTGCCAGGATAGGGAACATCCTGAACGCCCCGACGGCACTCAACACGATGAAAGAGAAGGCCCTTAAAGCAGCTGGACGTTTCACGTGGGAAGGTTTCGCCGACCGCTTCCGGCAACTGGCCTGTTCTACACTCCAGGGCGAGGTTCGATAA
- a CDS encoding radical SAM protein produces MVKILLNSPCNYYTSVEILTNPIGLSYIKTFCEDKNPHVRISIVPYIDKELLERERPDIVGLSCYAATYGQAIKVAGMCKEYGVHVVVGGEQITTLPNLITDDMDIGVIGEGERAFEKLLRVYNGGWKGEELLDVPGIVFRDSQGGLVQTEPASPLKDLDSLPVPDLLQGNEKTDTLCIMTSRGCPYRCVFCATGWHRNVRWFSPEKVLETIKYHAERYPALQRVKFWDDLFTVKKERVRRIVDLLEEEGLTARFNYSVATRADHISEELLHQLKRMNCIHVSLGMESGSNRTLEYINKGTTVETNRKAALMLRRFDLFSESSFIIGFPEETREEIMETYDFIRATPLNKVQVFLPVPYPGTKLWEHALAKGLVSETVDMDWEALDLIATMYRPRQVLDRFIVLSEILSKQELYKLLRKFGRLARVKTFLYALILLRRNPRILINRFMRELVFLLVRRKRN; encoded by the coding sequence ATGGTCAAGATCCTGCTGAACTCTCCATGCAACTACTACACCTCGGTGGAGATTCTCACAAATCCCATCGGGCTTTCCTATATCAAGACGTTCTGTGAAGACAAAAACCCCCATGTCCGGATCAGCATTGTTCCTTATATCGACAAAGAACTCCTGGAACGGGAAAGACCGGACATCGTTGGACTCTCCTGTTATGCGGCGACTTATGGACAGGCCATAAAGGTCGCCGGAATGTGCAAGGAATATGGCGTTCATGTCGTTGTGGGAGGAGAGCAGATCACCACTCTGCCCAACCTCATAACCGATGATATGGATATAGGCGTCATTGGAGAGGGGGAACGGGCTTTCGAGAAGCTCCTTCGGGTCTACAATGGCGGCTGGAAAGGGGAGGAACTGCTGGATGTTCCCGGAATAGTGTTCAGGGACAGCCAGGGCGGCCTCGTGCAAACAGAGCCGGCGTCACCGCTGAAAGACCTTGACTCTCTGCCCGTACCTGACCTGCTGCAGGGCAATGAGAAAACAGACACCCTGTGTATCATGACATCGAGGGGATGCCCCTACCGTTGCGTGTTCTGTGCGACCGGCTGGCACAGGAACGTCCGGTGGTTCAGTCCGGAAAAGGTCCTCGAAACGATCAAGTACCATGCTGAACGGTACCCTGCCCTTCAGAGAGTCAAGTTCTGGGATGACCTTTTCACCGTTAAAAAGGAGCGTGTGCGGCGCATCGTTGACCTCCTCGAGGAGGAAGGACTTACCGCAAGGTTTAACTACTCCGTCGCCACCCGGGCCGACCACATCAGCGAGGAACTCCTCCACCAGCTCAAGAGAATGAACTGTATTCATGTGAGCCTGGGGATGGAATCGGGATCGAACAGGACCCTTGAATATATCAACAAGGGAACTACGGTTGAAACCAACAGGAAAGCGGCTCTCATGCTGCGCCGCTTCGACCTGTTCAGCGAGTCCAGTTTCATTATCGGGTTCCCGGAGGAGACCCGGGAGGAGATCATGGAGACCTACGATTTCATCCGGGCGACCCCCCTCAACAAGGTCCAGGTGTTCCTGCCCGTTCCCTACCCCGGTACAAAACTTTGGGAACACGCCCTCGCAAAAGGTCTTGTCTCCGAAACGGTGGACATGGACTGGGAGGCTCTCGACCTGATCGCCACGATGTACCGGCCCAGGCAGGTCCTCGACCGGTTCATCGTCTTGTCGGAAATACTCTCAAAACAGGAGCTTTACAAACTCCTGAGAAAATTCGGGCGACTAGCCAGAGTCAAGACATTCCTTTATGCACTGATTCTTCTGCGACGAAACCCCAGGATCCTCATCAATAGGTTCATGAGGGAACTCGTATTTCTACTTGTAAGGCGGAAGCGCAATTGA
- a CDS encoding DUF354 domain-containing protein encodes MKILLDILHPAHVHFFRNAVEELTGKGHEVLVTARDKDLTLRLLDLYGIPHRVISREASGKAGLAGELATRNIRLARLVVKEKPSVLGSIGGISTAQVGFMTRTRNLIFYDTENATVSNRLSYPFATEVVTPDCYRGWVPEGKHVPYAGYHELAYLHPDRFAPDPGILSTHGVDPQEPFTVVRFVSWKAMHDVKARGYSPEDKLLLARTLQEHGKVYITSEAALPEQFEKYRLPLPPHQVHHLLAFAQLIIGESATMASESAVLGTPFVYLDVVGRGYTDEQEGRYGLGYNFRPWQVRESVDKAEEALKGNLKDSDRFREGHSRMMAEKIDVTEFIVERLLDAGTRLR; translated from the coding sequence ATGAAGATACTTTTAGACATCCTCCATCCGGCCCACGTGCACTTCTTCCGAAACGCCGTTGAGGAACTGACCGGGAAAGGCCACGAGGTGCTGGTGACGGCCAGGGACAAGGACCTGACCCTCCGCCTCCTGGATCTTTACGGCATCCCCCATCGGGTGATCAGCCGCGAAGCCTCGGGGAAAGCGGGGCTGGCCGGGGAGCTGGCAACAAGGAACATCAGGCTGGCACGCCTTGTTGTAAAGGAAAAGCCCAGTGTTCTCGGCAGCATCGGGGGGATCTCCACGGCACAGGTCGGATTTATGACGCGGACCAGGAACCTCATTTTCTACGACACGGAGAACGCCACAGTGTCGAACCGCCTTTCCTACCCCTTCGCCACCGAGGTGGTCACGCCCGACTGCTACAGGGGCTGGGTTCCAGAGGGAAAGCATGTCCCCTACGCCGGATACCACGAACTGGCCTACCTTCATCCGGACCGGTTCGCGCCCGACCCGGGCATCCTCTCGACCCACGGCGTCGATCCCCAAGAGCCGTTCACGGTCGTGAGGTTCGTTTCGTGGAAGGCGATGCACGATGTGAAGGCAAGGGGGTACTCACCGGAGGACAAGCTGCTCCTGGCCAGGACCCTGCAGGAGCACGGCAAGGTTTACATCACTTCCGAAGCAGCGCTTCCGGAACAGTTCGAAAAGTATCGCCTGCCCCTGCCCCCCCACCAGGTCCACCATCTCCTGGCCTTCGCGCAGCTTATTATCGGAGAGAGCGCCACCATGGCCTCCGAGAGCGCCGTGCTGGGGACCCCCTTCGTCTACCTGGACGTGGTGGGACGCGGCTACACCGACGAGCAGGAGGGAAGGTACGGGCTGGGCTACAACTTCCGGCCGTGGCAGGTGAGGGAATCCGTCGATAAGGCCGAGGAGGCCCTGAAAGGGAACCTCAAGGACAGCGATCGGTTCAGGGAAGGCCACTCCAGGATGATGGCGGAGAAGATCGACGTGACAGAGTTTATTGTGGAAAGGCTGCTGGACGCAGGGACCCGCCTTCGCTAA